The following are encoded together in the Methanothermobacter tenebrarum genome:
- a CDS encoding methanogenesis marker 9 domain-containing protein has product MGWDDAPSHVCRGGDKRALAFCCPPIKPCPILYALEDAGLTPQEYIAIKEEFAKKTRLGEGEGTCFGSLVWCCKPSKPCPFRDLVMKKINMTVDEYMELKKELAKRLVGKAEIIDKKDIKALAEAFNVTMEDAREALIQAKNDLRTAMKILRMKTLEQG; this is encoded by the coding sequence TTGGGATGGGACGATGCACCTTCACACGTTTGCAGAGGCGGAGACAAAAGAGCGCTAGCATTCTGCTGTCCCCCAATCAAACCTTGCCCCATACTATATGCCCTAGAAGATGCGGGCTTAACACCCCAAGAATACATAGCAATAAAAGAAGAATTCGCCAAAAAAACAAGACTAGGTGAAGGTGAAGGTACCTGTTTCGGATCCTTGGTATGGTGCTGTAAACCATCCAAACCCTGCCCTTTCAGAGACTTAGTCATGAAAAAAATCAACATGACAGTCGACGAATACATGGAACTCAAGAAAGAACTAGCCAAAAGACTGGTCGGAAAAGCGGAGATAATCGATAAAAAAGATATAAAAGCCCTCGCGGAAGCCTTCAACGTCACCATGGAAGATGCGAGAGAAGCCCTAATACAAGCCAAAAACGACCTGAGAACAGCCATGAAAATACTTAGGATGAAAACCCTCGAACAGGGATGA
- a CDS encoding bifunctional precorrin-2 dehydrogenase/sirohydrochlorin ferrochelatase, giving the protein MPWTPLFLKLDGKKVFILGSGEVATRRAIRFREAGAKVIICGDNIQPRLEEMGIIYKPLEEMEELIKWADIIITASGDPTLNEKVASLSSGKLLNRADKPQDGNLIVPITFSTDDVGIAISTHGKSPIMARAIRDKIKDAITEEDILQIRLQDYARRKLKKIIPDQKKRRRILYSLTKDNKIQLHLKNKDLEEAKKYVDSLIEHLGVS; this is encoded by the coding sequence ATGCCATGGACCCCATTATTTTTAAAATTGGATGGTAAAAAAGTTTTCATATTAGGTTCGGGGGAGGTGGCTACTAGAAGAGCTATAAGGTTCCGAGAAGCCGGAGCCAAAGTAATAATCTGTGGGGATAACATACAACCCCGTCTCGAAGAGATGGGCATCATATACAAGCCATTAGAAGAAATGGAAGAGCTAATCAAATGGGCGGATATTATCATAACCGCAAGTGGAGATCCAACACTAAACGAGAAAGTAGCATCCCTCTCATCAGGGAAACTCTTAAACAGAGCCGACAAACCCCAAGATGGGAATCTGATCGTCCCAATCACGTTCTCAACTGATGACGTGGGAATAGCAATATCAACTCATGGTAAAAGTCCAATAATGGCCCGTGCCATACGAGACAAAATAAAGGACGCGATAACGGAGGAGGACATCCTCCAGATAAGATTACAAGATTATGCACGCCGCAAACTTAAGAAGATCATCCCAGATCAAAAGAAAAGGCGCAGAATACTCTATAGTCTAACCAAAGACAATAAAATCCAACTCCACTTAAAGAATAAGGACCTAGAAGAGGCTAAAAAATATGTGGACTCCCTCATCGAGCATCTGGGGGTATCCTAG
- a CDS encoding phosphorylating glyceraldehyde-3-phosphate dehydrogenase codes for MVSVAINGYGTIGKRVADAVAAQKDMKIVGVSKTRPDFEARMALKKGYDLYISIPEREKLFQEAGIEISGTVEDMIDEADIIVDATPEGIGAKNLKMYREKGIKAIFQGGEKHEDIGLSFNSFTNYDDSLGADYTRVVSCNTTGLCRTLKPIDDLCGIKKVRAVMVRRAADPAQVKKGPINAIVPNPPTVPSHHGPDLKTVMYGININTVALLVPTTLMHQHNIMVELENPVDIEEIKEELNKTSRVMLVKASEGLASTAEIMEYARELGRPRNDLYEIAVWEESLNIVDGELYYMQAVHQEADAVPESVDAIRALLELEEDNKKSIEKTNKAMGIL; via the coding sequence ATGGTATCTGTAGCTATAAATGGATATGGGACCATAGGTAAAAGGGTGGCTGATGCTGTAGCCGCCCAAAAGGACATGAAGATAGTTGGTGTGAGCAAAACAAGACCTGATTTCGAGGCTAGAATGGCCCTTAAGAAAGGGTATGACCTCTATATAAGCATACCTGAAAGAGAAAAACTATTTCAAGAAGCAGGCATCGAAATAAGCGGTACAGTTGAGGATATGATAGATGAAGCAGATATAATCGTAGACGCGACGCCAGAGGGCATAGGTGCTAAGAACCTTAAAATGTACAGGGAAAAGGGCATAAAAGCAATATTCCAGGGAGGAGAAAAACACGAAGATATAGGATTGTCCTTCAACTCCTTCACAAACTATGATGATTCCCTTGGAGCAGACTATACAAGGGTAGTATCATGTAATACCACAGGCCTTTGCCGAACCCTAAAACCCATAGATGATCTCTGTGGTATAAAAAAGGTTAGAGCTGTTATGGTGAGAAGAGCAGCAGACCCAGCCCAAGTTAAAAAGGGTCCGATTAATGCTATCGTGCCAAACCCTCCAACAGTACCATCACACCACGGCCCAGACCTTAAAACAGTCATGTACGGTATTAACATTAATACAGTGGCTTTACTAGTCCCCACAACCTTAATGCACCAACACAATATCATGGTAGAACTTGAAAACCCAGTTGATATAGAAGAAATAAAAGAAGAACTTAACAAAACATCTAGGGTTATGCTAGTAAAAGCGAGTGAAGGTCTCGCATCCACAGCAGAGATAATGGAATATGCAAGGGAGTTAGGCCGTCCACGCAACGACCTCTATGAAATTGCTGTATGGGAAGAATCCCTTAATATAGTGGATGGCGAATTATATTATATGCAGGCCGTGCACCAGGAAGCTGATGCGGTACCAGAGAGTGTAGATGCTATAAGGGCCCTATTAGAACTTGAAGAGGATAACAAAAAGTCTATAGAGAAGACAAATAAGGCTATGGGGATCCTCTAA
- a CDS encoding TIM barrel protein — protein MINMIRLGPAGNPVNYKGESSKVCSYIRAMNLDAYEYQATYGVRVSERIAEGIKEDSSKNDIIVSIHAPYYINLSSPKDDVRERSIERLMQAARAGEWMGAYRIVFHPGFYSGQDKEKALKVCEESISLLLEEIEASEIRDFCFAPETTGRISQVGSLSEIIEICQSFDNFEPTIDFAHIYARRRGAPKEIEDYMNILNLLEDNLDIEHLHCHYTRIEYTDKGEKKHHSLDEKDYGPPLKPILYALIEKGWDYTIICETPHRDLDALKIKEILMDISSGKI, from the coding sequence ATGATCAACATGATAAGGTTAGGCCCAGCAGGTAACCCAGTTAATTATAAAGGAGAATCCAGTAAAGTCTGCAGTTATATCCGGGCCATGAACCTTGATGCTTATGAGTACCAGGCCACCTATGGTGTTAGGGTAAGTGAAAGGATCGCCGAGGGTATCAAGGAAGATTCTAGCAAGAATGATATCATAGTGTCAATCCATGCACCTTATTATATTAATCTTTCCTCTCCTAAGGATGATGTGCGTGAAAGGTCTATTGAACGGTTAATGCAAGCTGCAAGGGCCGGGGAATGGATGGGAGCCTACAGGATAGTATTCCACCCCGGCTTCTATTCTGGTCAGGATAAAGAAAAGGCCCTTAAAGTTTGTGAAGAGTCTATAAGTTTGCTTTTAGAAGAAATTGAGGCATCTGAGATCCGAGATTTTTGTTTCGCCCCGGAGACTACTGGTAGAATATCCCAGGTTGGAAGTTTATCTGAGATTATCGAAATCTGCCAATCATTTGATAATTTCGAACCAACAATTGACTTCGCCCACATATATGCCAGGAGGAGGGGAGCGCCCAAGGAAATTGAAGATTATATGAACATACTCAACCTATTAGAGGATAATCTAGATATCGAGCATTTACATTGTCATTACACTAGAATCGAATATACGGATAAGGGGGAGAAGAAACATCACAGCTTGGATGAGAAAGACTATGGACCCCCTTTAAAGCCAATACTTTATGCTCTCATCGAAAAAGGTTGGGATTATACGATAATTTGTGAGACGCCCCATAGAGATCTTGACGCCCTCAAAATTAAGGAAATCTTGATGGATATATCAAGTGGGAAAATATAA
- a CDS encoding AAA family ATPase produces the protein MKFSNIVHDSQTKDNKTPKRIVKPEKKAKLVVLQPVGYPFVCSLIETPKIEVINNELFELYAREQWEGFLVTEGSYLFDQRLLPDYAFKIIRAYPDNSKINRNTSIVLIETKNIEDFHEVRSNVRMDDVIGQEHAKMKCKIIMKYLEDPENFKEWAPRNVLFYGTPGTGKTMLAKSLANELDVPLYLIKATSLIGDHVGDGARQIHELYELASKTAPSVIFIDEIDAIGLDRKYQSIRGDVSEIVNALLTEMDGINENYGVVTIGATNNPSLLDSALRSRFEDEIEFTLPTEDERREMIKRYMETMPLKIEYPIEKLVKLTKGMSGRDIKEKILKNALHQAIAEDSDTITEKHIEKIFRDNNKKAKEPKHMFA, from the coding sequence GTGAAATTTAGTAATATTGTCCATGACTCACAGACCAAAGATAACAAAACCCCTAAAAGAATAGTGAAACCAGAGAAAAAAGCGAAACTAGTGGTATTGCAACCAGTAGGGTACCCCTTCGTTTGTAGTCTTATTGAAACGCCTAAAATAGAAGTTATCAATAATGAACTTTTTGAATTATACGCAAGAGAACAATGGGAGGGGTTCCTGGTAACTGAAGGCTCATACCTATTTGACCAGAGACTATTACCAGACTATGCATTCAAGATTATAAGAGCTTACCCAGATAATTCAAAGATTAACAGAAATACGTCCATCGTATTAATAGAAACAAAGAACATTGAGGATTTCCATGAAGTCCGCAGCAACGTTAGAATGGATGATGTTATAGGACAAGAGCATGCTAAGATGAAATGTAAGATTATAATGAAGTATCTTGAAGATCCGGAAAACTTCAAGGAATGGGCTCCAAGGAACGTGTTATTTTATGGCACGCCCGGAACTGGTAAAACAATGCTAGCAAAATCTCTAGCCAATGAATTAGACGTCCCATTATATCTTATAAAGGCAACAAGTCTTATAGGAGACCATGTAGGGGATGGTGCCCGTCAAATCCATGAATTATATGAACTTGCTTCAAAGACAGCCCCATCAGTCATTTTCATAGATGAAATAGACGCTATAGGATTAGATAGAAAATACCAGTCTATAAGGGGTGACGTATCAGAGATAGTGAACGCACTCCTCACAGAAATGGATGGTATAAACGAAAATTATGGGGTAGTCACAATAGGAGCCACCAATAACCCATCTCTACTCGATAGCGCCCTTAGAAGCCGTTTCGAGGATGAAATAGAGTTCACACTCCCAACAGAGGATGAGAGAAGGGAAATGATAAAAAGATACATGGAGACCATGCCACTCAAAATAGAATATCCCATCGAAAAACTAGTGAAATTGACGAAGGGCATGTCAGGGAGAGACATAAAAGAGAAGATATTAAAGAATGCTCTCCACCAGGCCATAGCCGAGGACTCAGATACTATAACAGAGAAACATATAGAAAAGATATTTAGAGATAACAATAAAAAGGCCAAGGAACCAAAACACATGTTCGCATAA
- the top6B gene encoding DNA topoisomerase VI subunit B, whose translation MERQAGELFEEFQELTASEFFRKNRQMLGFSGKIRSLTMVFHELITNSLDAAEEAGILPHIKINLKRVGKDHYILEHMDNGPGIPEDYIPKVFCTMFAGSKFRNIQSRGQQGLGCSGCVLLSQMTTGKPATIISAYKEDGELKGVKMSLKMDVKKNKGLILEKEEVNPNGTGVYVKLHFKEVSYSLSEQGAYEYIRRTMIGNPHAQITFTDPAGRKYVFKRASNVIPPLPKEILPHPKGVTADDLIFMAKHTDKRRFRSLLTSSLSRMSTKKVKELEKLTNIDFNKRPRDMTWEEAEEIVEAFKKMDFMAPPTKGLIPIGKDQIEKGMKEILSPEFVAATTRRPLTYRGGVPFIIEAAVAYGGKAGRLVGEQRKTEIMRFANRVPLTFDQGSCALTEGVRSLDWKRYGIRDFENAPLTIFVNIVSTNVPYLSTGKQSIAPEPEILQEVRQATMQVARKLQKHIRAKKAAKEEAKRAKVFETYIPIIMREAALLAEKEEPDYKPLLRKVTRRAKTELLGESDDE comes from the coding sequence TTGGAGAGACAAGCAGGAGAACTATTTGAAGAATTTCAAGAACTTACCGCATCAGAATTCTTCCGTAAAAACAGGCAAATGTTAGGTTTCTCGGGTAAGATAAGATCCCTTACCATGGTATTCCATGAACTAATAACAAATAGCCTTGACGCCGCCGAAGAGGCTGGCATACTCCCCCATATAAAAATAAACTTGAAAAGAGTTGGCAAAGACCATTACATCCTAGAACATATGGACAATGGCCCGGGTATACCAGAAGATTACATCCCCAAAGTTTTTTGCACAATGTTTGCAGGTTCAAAATTCAGAAACATCCAATCAAGGGGGCAACAAGGCCTCGGATGCAGCGGCTGCGTACTACTATCCCAGATGACCACAGGAAAACCAGCCACTATCATATCAGCATACAAAGAAGACGGCGAACTCAAAGGAGTTAAAATGTCCCTAAAAATGGATGTGAAAAAGAACAAGGGACTAATTCTCGAAAAAGAAGAGGTCAACCCCAATGGGACGGGAGTATACGTAAAACTCCACTTCAAAGAAGTTTCATATTCACTTTCAGAACAAGGAGCCTACGAATATATCCGGAGGACCATGATAGGAAACCCACACGCCCAGATCACATTCACAGACCCCGCAGGAAGAAAATACGTATTTAAAAGAGCCTCAAACGTCATACCCCCACTACCAAAGGAAATACTACCCCACCCAAAGGGTGTAACAGCAGACGACCTAATATTCATGGCAAAACACACAGACAAAAGACGCTTCAGAAGCCTACTCACAAGCTCACTCTCCAGAATGTCCACAAAAAAGGTCAAAGAACTCGAAAAACTAACAAACATAGACTTTAACAAAAGACCAAGGGACATGACATGGGAAGAAGCCGAAGAAATAGTAGAAGCCTTCAAAAAAATGGACTTCATGGCCCCGCCAACCAAAGGGCTCATACCAATAGGAAAAGACCAAATAGAAAAAGGCATGAAAGAAATACTAAGCCCAGAATTCGTAGCAGCCACCACAAGAAGGCCCCTAACCTACAGGGGTGGTGTGCCATTCATAATAGAAGCAGCCGTAGCATATGGCGGTAAAGCAGGTAGGCTCGTCGGTGAACAACGGAAAACCGAGATAATGAGGTTCGCGAACCGCGTGCCGCTCACATTCGACCAGGGAAGTTGTGCACTAACCGAGGGGGTTAGAAGTCTTGACTGGAAAAGATACGGTATAAGAGACTTCGAAAATGCACCACTCACAATCTTCGTAAACATAGTATCAACCAACGTACCATACCTCTCAACAGGAAAACAAAGCATAGCCCCAGAACCCGAAATATTACAAGAAGTTAGACAAGCCACAATGCAAGTAGCCCGCAAACTCCAGAAACATATAAGGGCTAAAAAAGCGGCTAAGGAAGAAGCTAAACGGGCCAAAGTCTTCGAAACATACATCCCTATTATAATGAGGGAAGCGGCGCTCTTAGCAGAAAAAGAAGAACCAGATTATAAACCTCTACTTAGAAAAGTGACAAGAAGAGCGAAGACAGAACTCCTAGGTGAATCAGATGATGAATAG
- a CDS encoding KH domain-containing protein, with amino-acid sequence MAAEEYLKIPKDRIGVLIGKKGEVKERIERLTQTRLNIDSETGAVTIIPEEKLDDPLSPWKARNIVKAIGRGFNPEIAMRLIHDNVTLDIINIPDYVGKSKKAIARQKGRIIGRGGITRQIIHDMTGVDISVYGKTVALIGEFENLMVAREAVEMLLKGARHKSVYSFLEKKKQELEMKEFEERVNIR; translated from the coding sequence GTGGCGGCAGAAGAATACTTGAAAATTCCAAAAGACAGGATAGGGGTTCTCATCGGGAAAAAAGGGGAAGTTAAAGAGCGTATAGAAAGGTTAACACAGACTAGGCTTAATATTGATAGTGAAACGGGTGCCGTGACTATAATACCTGAGGAGAAGCTTGATGATCCTCTTTCCCCTTGGAAGGCGCGTAATATTGTCAAGGCCATAGGTAGGGGTTTCAATCCAGAGATTGCAATGCGTCTCATACACGACAATGTAACCCTTGATATTATAAACATACCAGATTATGTGGGCAAATCCAAAAAGGCCATAGCAAGACAAAAAGGTAGAATAATAGGACGTGGTGGTATAACACGCCAAATAATCCATGACATGACAGGTGTTGACATTTCAGTTTATGGTAAAACAGTTGCATTAATAGGCGAGTTCGAAAATCTTATGGTTGCAAGAGAAGCCGTTGAAATGCTCCTTAAAGGGGCCAGACACAAGTCTGTATACTCCTTCCTCGAAAAAAAGAAACAAGAACTAGAAATGAAAGAGTTTGAAGAGCGGGTTAATATAAGATAA
- the hemA gene encoding glutamyl-tRNA reductase, whose product MILNIRVDHKIADIEGIEKADKILDEILDELKGNIKEHIPIKTCNRIEHYLIVKEPTPAINHPNIIREEGQNALKHLLRLAAGLESMIIGEDQILGQIKEARLAALKRGSCGPILDMIFNKAVHVGQMVRNRTQINKGSISIGSAAVELAESVQGDLKCKKVLVIGAGEMGALVARALAEKQLRAIVVANRTYDRAVKLAEELGGYAIQFDKLDEALSDADVVISATAAPHYILTHERVKKAIPVERRDTVTMIDIANPRDIEEKVKELGIKLFNIDDLRGIAEKNRRKREKEAQKAEQIIEEELELLVNSLKYKKIEPLISKIRKKMEEIRVRETKKAIKKLGKIEGEEKIIEDLTRSIVNKIFHDIVSRLREAAEKDDEELIKACEKLFN is encoded by the coding sequence CTGATACTAAATATTAGAGTAGATCATAAAATAGCAGACATTGAGGGGATAGAAAAGGCAGACAAAATACTCGATGAAATATTAGATGAACTAAAAGGGAATATAAAAGAACACATCCCAATCAAAACATGTAACAGGATAGAACACTACCTTATAGTTAAAGAACCCACCCCAGCTATAAATCACCCAAACATAATCAGAGAAGAAGGGCAAAATGCACTCAAACACTTGCTAAGATTAGCAGCAGGATTAGAGTCCATGATAATAGGCGAAGACCAGATACTGGGCCAGATAAAAGAAGCCAGGTTAGCTGCATTAAAAAGAGGATCATGCGGCCCCATCCTTGACATGATCTTCAACAAGGCCGTGCACGTGGGGCAAATGGTCCGTAACAGGACTCAAATAAACAAAGGGTCAATTTCCATAGGCTCCGCCGCGGTAGAACTTGCTGAATCAGTCCAAGGAGACCTAAAGTGTAAAAAGGTCCTCGTGATCGGAGCAGGGGAAATGGGCGCACTAGTTGCCAGGGCTTTGGCAGAGAAACAATTAAGGGCCATAGTAGTTGCTAACAGGACATATGACAGAGCAGTTAAACTTGCAGAAGAACTTGGAGGATATGCAATCCAATTCGACAAATTAGACGAGGCACTATCAGATGCGGATGTAGTTATAAGTGCAACAGCAGCTCCACACTACATATTAACCCATGAAAGAGTGAAAAAGGCCATACCAGTAGAAAGACGTGATACTGTTACAATGATAGACATAGCAAACCCAAGAGACATAGAAGAAAAGGTCAAAGAACTAGGGATAAAATTATTCAATATCGACGACTTGAGAGGCATAGCGGAAAAAAATCGTAGAAAACGTGAAAAAGAAGCGCAAAAAGCAGAGCAGATCATAGAAGAAGAACTAGAATTATTAGTCAATTCACTTAAATATAAAAAAATAGAACCACTCATTTCAAAAATACGTAAAAAAATGGAAGAAATCAGAGTAAGGGAAACAAAAAAGGCAATAAAAAAGCTGGGCAAAATAGAAGGTGAAGAAAAAATAATAGAGGATCTTACAAGATCCATAGTAAATAAAATATTCCATGACATAGTATCAAGGTTACGTGAAGCTGCTGAAAAAGACGACGAGGAACTTATAAAAGCTTGTGAAAAATTATTTAACTGA
- the atwA gene encoding methyl coenzyme M reductase system, component A2: MAFITLENVTKTFKGREAIKDLSIKIEEGTVLGILGRSGAGKSVLINMLRGMKEYKPTKGKVIYTVAICPECLHIEPPSYEGKECKCGATLELKDVDFWNTDKKTFNAIRRRSAIMLQRTFALYEDDTVIDNITRAIPEGDYEEKIYKALELLEMTQMTHRVTHVARDLSGGEKQRVVLARQLAKDPMIFLADEPTGTLDPKTAELVHDALIKGVKEKGITMVITSHWPEVIKDLSDHLIWIDKGEIVEEGDPEDIVAKFMEQVPAPERVKEYEVAEPLIIMRNVKKHYYSIERGVVKAVDGVDLTVYEGEIFGVVGLSGAGKTTLSRILFGLTEPSDGEVCVRLGDDWIDMTEKGPLGRGRVTPYLGILHQEYSLYPHRTVLGNLTEAISLELPAEFAKMKAIYVLKAVGFDESYAESLLEKFPDELSGGERHRVALAQVLIKEPKIVILDEPTGTMDPITRVHVADSIIRARDELNQTFLVISHDMDFVLDVCDRASLMRAGKIIKTGDPKEIVTELTPPEKEKMLTEE; encoded by the coding sequence ATGGCTTTTATAACACTAGAAAATGTTACGAAAACCTTTAAGGGAAGAGAAGCTATTAAAGATCTCAGTATAAAAATAGAGGAGGGGACGGTGCTCGGTATTCTAGGTAGAAGTGGTGCTGGGAAATCAGTGCTCATTAACATGCTACGTGGCATGAAAGAATATAAACCTACTAAAGGAAAGGTCATATATACTGTCGCAATCTGTCCAGAATGTCTACACATCGAACCCCCATCATATGAAGGTAAAGAATGCAAATGCGGCGCCACCCTAGAATTAAAAGATGTTGATTTTTGGAACACCGACAAGAAAACATTCAACGCAATCAGAAGACGAAGCGCAATAATGCTCCAGAGAACCTTCGCATTATACGAAGACGACACAGTAATCGACAACATAACAAGAGCAATACCAGAAGGCGACTACGAAGAAAAAATCTACAAAGCCCTCGAATTATTAGAGATGACCCAGATGACCCACAGGGTAACCCACGTCGCCAGAGACCTAAGTGGAGGTGAAAAACAAAGAGTCGTCCTCGCAAGACAACTTGCAAAGGACCCCATGATCTTCCTTGCAGACGAACCCACAGGAACACTCGACCCTAAAACAGCAGAACTCGTACACGACGCCCTCATCAAAGGCGTGAAGGAAAAAGGCATAACAATGGTCATAACATCACATTGGCCAGAGGTCATAAAAGACCTATCAGATCACCTAATATGGATCGACAAAGGAGAAATAGTCGAAGAAGGAGACCCAGAGGATATAGTGGCTAAATTCATGGAACAAGTACCCGCCCCCGAAAGGGTGAAGGAATATGAGGTCGCAGAGCCGCTAATAATCATGCGAAATGTTAAAAAACATTATTATTCCATCGAACGTGGAGTTGTTAAAGCAGTTGACGGCGTAGACCTAACAGTCTATGAAGGTGAAATATTCGGAGTAGTGGGCCTAAGTGGCGCAGGTAAAACAACCCTCTCAAGAATACTCTTCGGATTAACAGAACCCAGTGACGGGGAAGTATGTGTCAGACTCGGAGACGATTGGATTGACATGACAGAAAAAGGACCCCTCGGACGTGGAAGAGTAACACCATACCTTGGCATATTACACCAAGAATACAGCCTATACCCCCACAGGACAGTTTTAGGCAACCTCACAGAGGCCATAAGCTTGGAATTACCCGCAGAATTCGCTAAAATGAAGGCAATTTACGTCCTAAAGGCTGTGGGATTCGACGAATCCTACGCTGAAAGCCTATTAGAAAAATTCCCGGATGAATTAAGTGGTGGTGAACGCCACAGGGTCGCGCTAGCCCAGGTCCTGATCAAAGAACCTAAGATAGTCATCCTAGATGAACCCACAGGTACCATGGACCCCATAACAAGGGTACATGTTGCAGATTCTATAATAAGGGCGAGAGATGAATTAAACCAGACATTCCTAGTAATATCACACGACATGGATTTCGTGCTAGATGTATGTGATAGAGCATCCCTAATGAGGGCCGGTAAAATAATCAAGACAGGAGATCCAAAAGAGATAGTCACAGAACTCACACCACCCGAAAAAGAGAAAATGTTAACAGAAGAATAA
- a CDS encoding DNA topoisomerase IV subunit A — MNRREIALQKLKGLGEMIIEDVTKDKVPRIRVPSRSTSNIIYDDKKRHYILGEKYGIRSMGNVKQIKKIAQMLYIANFCKDLVKRNKTATLRELYYVSEGWDVDFADQQESNIIGEDLEVTLGMTREDLGLLPEEDGAAVYGELTVREGDIEINALKAGKSGYTIPPTIDEVEFVDHDVERVIAVETMGMYHRLVQEKAYKKFDSLIVGLKGQAARATRRFLKRVNEELNLPIYICNDGDPWGFHIAMVIISGSAKLAHVNHELATPDAKFLGVTATDIINYDLPTDPLKDIDILRLKELLRDPRYKDDFWKREIKKMLKIGKKAEQQSFSKYGLEYVVDTYLPEKLDEIET, encoded by the coding sequence ATGAATAGAAGGGAAATAGCACTACAAAAGCTCAAAGGCTTAGGCGAGATGATAATAGAAGATGTCACCAAAGATAAGGTGCCAAGGATAAGAGTACCTTCAAGGAGCACATCTAATATCATATATGATGATAAAAAGCGCCACTACATCCTAGGCGAAAAATATGGTATCAGATCCATGGGAAACGTTAAACAGATAAAAAAGATAGCCCAGATGTTATACATAGCCAATTTCTGCAAAGATCTTGTCAAGAGAAACAAAACAGCAACTCTGAGGGAATTATATTATGTCTCGGAAGGTTGGGATGTTGACTTCGCAGACCAACAAGAGTCTAATATAATAGGCGAAGACCTTGAAGTCACCTTGGGAATGACCCGCGAAGACCTTGGACTACTACCAGAAGAAGACGGCGCAGCAGTATACGGAGAATTAACAGTAAGGGAAGGCGACATTGAAATAAACGCCTTGAAGGCTGGTAAATCAGGTTATACCATACCACCAACCATCGACGAAGTAGAATTCGTTGACCATGACGTTGAAAGGGTTATAGCAGTCGAAACCATGGGTATGTACCATCGTCTCGTCCAAGAAAAGGCCTACAAAAAATTCGATTCACTCATTGTAGGATTAAAAGGCCAGGCTGCAAGGGCAACAAGAAGATTCCTCAAAAGAGTGAACGAAGAATTAAACCTACCAATATATATTTGCAATGACGGAGACCCATGGGGATTCCACATAGCCATGGTAATAATATCAGGGAGCGCTAAACTAGCCCATGTAAACCATGAATTAGCCACTCCAGATGCCAAGTTCCTCGGAGTGACAGCAACCGATATAATAAATTACGATTTGCCAACAGACCCCCTGAAGGATATAGACATTCTAAGACTCAAAGAACTCCTACGTGACCCCCGTTACAAGGACGATTTCTGGAAAAGAGAAATCAAGAAAATGTTAAAGATAGGTAAAAAGGCCGAACAACAATCATTTTCAAAATATGGTCTCGAGTATGTTGTTGACACATATCTCCCAGAAAAATTGGATGAAATAGAAACCTAA